From Sulfurovum zhangzhouensis, one genomic window encodes:
- a CDS encoding DUF2238 domain-containing protein, with the protein MRHLPKILLVLYIILFSVLAIEPYDRATWLVENIPVLIAVSILALWHRSFVFSNTAYILMWAFLSYHTLGGHWSFERVPFDYGNQLISSFGLDFIFPEGRNNFDRVGHFFVGVFAYPIVEFLVRSSLVNNRFVALLFAIFAIGFWAASYEIIEMYYAVIEGGTSGSLFLGSQGDVWDAQKDMLLDMCGAILFGFLAIITIPKDHKN; encoded by the coding sequence ATGCGACATCTTCCAAAGATACTACTTGTTTTATATATCATCCTCTTCAGTGTACTGGCGATTGAACCCTATGATCGGGCAACCTGGCTTGTAGAAAATATTCCTGTACTTATCGCTGTAAGTATACTGGCTCTTTGGCATAGAAGTTTTGTTTTTTCCAATACAGCTTACATCTTGATGTGGGCATTTCTCTCTTATCACACTTTAGGCGGGCACTGGAGCTTTGAAAGGGTACCCTTTGACTACGGTAACCAACTGATCTCATCATTCGGGCTTGATTTTATCTTTCCTGAGGGACGTAACAACTTTGATAGGGTGGGTCACTTTTTTGTAGGGGTATTTGCTTATCCGATCGTAGAGTTTTTAGTAAGAAGCTCTTTGGTAAACAACCGTTTTGTAGCATTATTGTTTGCGATATTTGCGATAGGGTTCTGGGCTGCGAGCTATGAAATCATAGAAATGTACTATGCCGTCATAGAGGGAGGTACCTCAGGATCACTCTTTTTAGGCTCGCAGGGAGATGTATGGGATGCCCAAAAAGATATGCTCTTGGATATGTGCGGCGCGATACTTTTTGGCTTTTTGGCTATAATCACGATCCCAAAAGACCATAAGAACTGA
- a CDS encoding TIGR01458 family HAD-type hydrolase has product MLLKDIKGIMTDIGGVLYVGSEPIQGAPKALNTLRSRYPLRLISNTTRSTPFQIVKHLQKLGFTIDESEMYTALAATRDYVRAKKYKAYTLLTDEANVYFAELRSNDQVDCVVVADAHKNFHFDTMNQAFRHIEEGAELIGAAKSRYFKDSDGKLTMGTGSWIAALEFASGKEATIIGKPSASFFHLVAESLGMNPSEILMVGDDIISDIGGAQKAGFKTALVKTGKFKESDLHSDIKPDIICDSFTDLVEQLLD; this is encoded by the coding sequence ATGCTACTCAAAGATATCAAGGGCATCATGACCGATATCGGGGGTGTACTCTATGTAGGCAGCGAGCCGATACAAGGTGCACCCAAAGCGTTGAACACTCTTCGTTCACGCTATCCTTTAAGACTAATCAGCAATACCACGCGATCTACTCCGTTTCAAATTGTTAAACATCTTCAAAAACTAGGCTTTACGATCGATGAAAGTGAGATGTATACTGCTCTTGCTGCAACGAGAGACTATGTACGTGCAAAAAAATACAAAGCCTATACACTCCTCACTGATGAAGCCAATGTCTATTTTGCAGAGTTACGTAGTAATGATCAGGTAGACTGTGTAGTGGTTGCCGATGCCCATAAAAATTTTCATTTTGATACGATGAACCAGGCATTTAGACATATTGAAGAGGGAGCTGAACTGATCGGTGCTGCCAAAAGCCGTTATTTTAAAGATAGTGACGGCAAACTTACAATGGGTACGGGAAGCTGGATCGCTGCACTTGAATTTGCCAGCGGGAAAGAAGCAACCATTATCGGTAAACCAAGTGCATCATTTTTTCACCTTGTAGCTGAATCATTGGGAATGAACCCCAGTGAAATACTCATGGTAGGTGATGACATCATCTCGGATATCGGTGGTGCTCAGAAAGCCGGTTTTAAAACAGCTCTGGTTAAAACAGGAAAGTTTAAAGAGAGTGATCTTCACAGTGATATAAAACCTGATATTATCTGTGATAGTTTTACTGATCTTGTAGAGCAATTATTGGACTGA
- a CDS encoding zinc ribbon domain-containing protein YjdM: protein MEQLPNCPMCGSQYTYEDGELYICPECAHEWSKNEAAGEEGLIVKDANGNILQDGDTVTVIKDLKVKGSSDGIKVGTKIKGIRLVEGNDGHNIDCKVPGVGAIKLKQEFVKKA from the coding sequence ATGGAACAACTACCAAACTGTCCAATGTGTGGAAGCCAATATACGTATGAGGATGGAGAGCTTTACATTTGCCCTGAATGTGCACACGAATGGAGCAAAAATGAAGCAGCTGGAGAGGAAGGATTAATCGTTAAAGATGCCAATGGCAACATTCTTCAGGATGGCGATACTGTTACTGTCATAAAAGACCTTAAGGTCAAAGGAAGCAGCGATGGGATCAAAGTAGGGACTAAGATCAAGGGTATCCGCCTTGTTGAGGGGAATGATGGACACAATATTGACTGTAAAGTTCCTGGTGTCGGAGCAATCAAACTTAAACAAGAGTTTGTGAAAAAGGCATAA